A genomic stretch from Kiritimatiellia bacterium includes:
- a CDS encoding MATE family efflux transporter, whose product MAFLKRVYPEQITGGRILPAILGLSMPMLVGALLQNVQSLIDLFWVGRLGPVAVASVAMAGTILMLLYPMLMGLSTGTLALVARAVGAGRPDEASSAAGQSLFLSLILGGLSGIVGWFVAEPLLHVMGADADVAAHGAMYLRICLVGSFTVYLLFIGNAALQGAGDAHTPMYVMAASNVLNIALDPLLIFGPGPFPRLGVAGAAWATVLAQSFAAALALWVLLGGSARLHARWRYWKPDFPLAWRILKIGIPGSGQMLSRSLMNVILMWVVATCGTTAVAAYGIGMRFHFIILMPAFALGGAAATMMGQNLGAGKPERARRSVWVAAGLDGLFMLLAGAALMLFARSLIGAFNGQEEVIATGARYLRVVSPFYVFAGFGIVLGRGLNGAGDTLGPMVITVLALWGLQVPLALFLSRVLTPATEGIWWAIAAAFVAQGIMVVAWFESRRWQWKRI is encoded by the coding sequence ATGGCTTTTTTAAAACGAGTTTATCCCGAGCAGATCACCGGCGGGCGCATCCTGCCGGCCATCCTGGGCCTTTCCATGCCCATGCTGGTGGGCGCCCTGCTCCAGAACGTGCAGAGCCTGATCGACCTCTTCTGGGTCGGCCGGCTCGGTCCCGTGGCCGTCGCCTCGGTGGCGATGGCCGGCACGATCCTGATGCTGCTCTACCCCATGCTGATGGGCCTCTCGACGGGCACGCTGGCCCTCGTGGCGCGCGCGGTCGGCGCGGGACGGCCGGACGAGGCCAGTTCCGCGGCAGGCCAGTCGCTCTTCCTGTCACTGATCCTCGGGGGCCTGTCGGGTATCGTCGGGTGGTTTGTCGCTGAACCGCTGCTGCACGTGATGGGCGCGGACGCCGACGTGGCCGCCCACGGCGCGATGTATCTGCGCATCTGCCTCGTCGGCAGCTTCACGGTGTACCTGCTCTTCATCGGCAATGCGGCCCTGCAGGGCGCGGGCGACGCGCACACGCCGATGTACGTGATGGCGGCCTCCAACGTGCTGAACATCGCGCTCGATCCGCTCCTCATTTTCGGGCCGGGCCCCTTCCCCCGCCTCGGCGTGGCCGGGGCGGCGTGGGCCACGGTGCTGGCGCAGTCCTTCGCGGCGGCCCTCGCGCTCTGGGTGCTGCTCGGCGGCAGCGCGCGGCTGCACGCCCGCTGGCGCTACTGGAAGCCCGACTTCCCGCTCGCGTGGCGCATCCTGAAAATCGGCATCCCGGGCTCGGGCCAGATGCTCTCCCGGAGCCTGATGAACGTCATCCTGATGTGGGTCGTGGCCACCTGCGGCACGACGGCCGTGGCCGCGTACGGTATCGGCATGCGTTTTCACTTCATCATCCTGATGCCGGCCTTCGCGCTGGGCGGGGCGGCGGCAACGATGATGGGACAGAACCTCGGGGCGGGGAAACCCGAGCGGGCCCGGCGTTCGGTCTGGGTCGCCGCGGGGCTGGACGGGCTGTTCATGCTGCTCGCGGGGGCGGCCCTCATGCTGTTCGCAAGGTCGCTGATCGGCGCGTTCAACGGCCAGGAGGAAGTCATCGCCACCGGCGCGCGCTACCTGCGCGTGGTGTCCCCGTTTTACGTCTTCGCAGGGTTCGGCATCGTGCTCGGCCGCGGTTTGAACGGGGCGGGCGACACGCTCGGGCCCATGGTCATCACGGTTCTCGCCCTGTGGGGCCTGCAGGTGCCGCTGGCTCTGTTCCTCTCGCGCGTGCTGACCCCGGCGACGGAGGGCATCTGGTGGGCCATCGCCGCGGCCTTCGTCGCCCAGGGCATCATGGTGGTCGCATGGTTCGAGTCCCGGCGCTGGCAATGGAAAAGAATCTAG
- a CDS encoding S8 family serine peptidase has protein sequence MKLLCIDSQGERIHAPYRDLLPNIEIRGTATPETWRDSICHEHGSLCGWLLALPAQAAILAGELAEKVELVFCRIFDQNARFIPSSEERILDVIREERPDMVSRSWGQWDLDDTLGEFYAQVEWADWAQRYAALQAEIGFLDVGAAGNDDDNDKDDDIVYPQRLLENCCVIGAAHRSGKPAAWSGDGAGVLCVMWGDRVYSPDATGRWRLWSGTSAATPKFAGAAALRRLQARELKVAVMHEATKPTKAMYANMTHHAKWGFGNWEEAWQKYARLMPTELMPPSAPAGIQSLVAPIEFFEFKRIS, from the coding sequence GTGAAGCTCCTGTGCATAGACAGCCAGGGCGAGCGCATCCATGCCCCGTACCGGGACCTCCTGCCCAACATCGAGATTCGCGGCACGGCCACGCCCGAGACGTGGCGGGATTCGATCTGCCACGAGCACGGCTCGCTCTGCGGCTGGCTCCTGGCGTTGCCCGCGCAGGCGGCTATCCTGGCCGGCGAGTTGGCCGAAAAGGTCGAGTTGGTCTTCTGCCGCATCTTCGACCAGAACGCCCGGTTCATCCCCAGCTCCGAGGAGCGCATCCTCGATGTAATCCGGGAAGAGCGCCCCGATATGGTCTCGCGGTCCTGGGGGCAGTGGGATCTGGACGATACACTCGGCGAGTTCTACGCGCAGGTCGAATGGGCCGACTGGGCCCAGCGCTACGCCGCGCTCCAGGCCGAGATCGGGTTCCTGGACGTGGGCGCTGCAGGCAACGACGACGATAACGACAAGGACGATGACATCGTTTACCCGCAACGCCTCCTGGAGAACTGCTGTGTTATCGGTGCGGCGCACCGGTCCGGCAAGCCGGCGGCGTGGTCGGGCGATGGGGCCGGGGTGCTCTGCGTGATGTGGGGCGATCGCGTTTACTCGCCGGACGCCACGGGCCGCTGGCGCTTGTGGTCAGGGACCAGCGCCGCCACGCCGAAGTTTGCCGGGGCCGCGGCCCTGCGCCGGCTTCAGGCTCGCGAGCTCAAGGTCGCGGTCATGCACGAGGCCACCAAGCCGACCAAGGCGATGTACGCGAACATGACGCATCACGCCAAGTGGGGCTTCGGCAACTGGGAGGAAGCCTGGCAGAAGTACGCGCGTCTCATGCCCACCGAGCTCATGCCGCCTTCCGCGCCGGCGGGGATCCAGAGCCTCGTCGCGCCGATCGAGTTCTTCGAGTTCAAGCGGATAAGTTGA
- a CDS encoding HEAT repeat domain-containing protein — MTGIARYLSTLWYSRRLRSRDCRIREAAVRGLATTGSTRLIDLLLPTLDDDDGVVVNSAINALGNSGDTRAAEALIHFLKRPERDRCCNHTGAIDALGKLGDKRAIDVLRGILGSEDASKRRAAASSLAELGELQWKTWIRGEDLDFRRLGLSNHPQAVDLLVSTLQNSHWANDRAQAVFGLLKCGGAQAYSHLIAALQDPDLVVRMAAADALGELGDNRATEHLIDVLDGDIRLNAAGALAKLGEPQWASWIRGESDDIDRLSASGDSRARAILFKMLTWSSPFRPGWGGSCRPLTEIDRNRIIGIFQKHETEWLPLLLDAFHQSNCNEPVLVEVLRSFTTQSAIEQIIASLSVLSQNAGTDYSHGSRVSHKVIEYVRSRARLDRFKDSSPTLLQSLQDEDFSIRARAARLLSQKGDPRCAELLLNIIARPTLEKIANDSRYVNRHFEPDSDMVTIVVEVLCSDCSPETRQCLERIVRHNHYRWHIESVDEKVTYALAKIGMPESVHAICERLRDAGLMRLHISDVKHAGWVMDITEARVKAIVRHLSALLECIRQKGMLSQHHYDEISSLGQRIEISWEGGILHDRGHDNDYETVIGGRSIELTSLYVAMGLDAK; from the coding sequence ATGACCGGCATAGCTCGCTACCTCAGCACGCTTTGGTATTCGCGTCGCTTAAGAAGCCGAGACTGTCGTATCCGCGAAGCAGCAGTACGGGGTCTAGCAACAACGGGTAGCACACGGCTAATCGATCTCCTACTGCCGACACTTGATGACGACGATGGGGTCGTAGTCAACTCTGCCATCAATGCGTTGGGCAACTCCGGTGACACGCGAGCAGCCGAAGCCTTAATCCACTTCCTTAAGAGGCCCGAACGTGACCGGTGCTGCAATCATACAGGGGCGATTGACGCCTTGGGTAAACTCGGAGACAAGCGAGCGATCGACGTGCTTAGAGGCATTCTAGGTTCAGAAGATGCAAGTAAGCGGCGCGCCGCAGCATCATCTCTGGCAGAATTAGGCGAACTACAATGGAAAACCTGGATACGAGGGGAGGACTTGGACTTCAGAAGACTCGGGCTAAGCAACCATCCACAGGCAGTCGACTTATTGGTGTCAACACTGCAAAACAGCCATTGGGCTAACGACCGGGCCCAAGCAGTCTTTGGCCTCCTGAAGTGCGGAGGAGCGCAGGCCTACAGTCACTTAATTGCAGCTTTGCAGGACCCAGACCTCGTGGTTCGGATGGCTGCCGCCGATGCTCTAGGCGAACTTGGCGACAATCGCGCTACCGAGCATTTGATTGACGTTCTGGACGGAGATATACGGCTTAACGCCGCAGGCGCGCTCGCGAAACTTGGCGAACCGCAGTGGGCCTCATGGATCCGTGGAGAATCCGACGACATCGACCGGCTATCCGCAAGCGGAGATAGTCGTGCACGGGCCATCCTTTTCAAGATGCTTACGTGGTCGTCCCCTTTTCGACCGGGATGGGGTGGATCATGTCGCCCGTTGACGGAAATAGACAGGAACCGCATCATTGGCATCTTTCAGAAACATGAGACTGAATGGCTCCCACTTCTTCTTGACGCATTCCATCAATCGAATTGTAATGAACCTGTCCTTGTTGAAGTTCTAAGGTCGTTCACAACACAGTCAGCTATCGAGCAGATAATTGCCTCTCTGAGCGTGCTTTCGCAGAATGCGGGTACAGATTACTCTCACGGATCTCGTGTATCCCACAAAGTTATTGAGTATGTTAGATCAAGAGCGCGCCTAGACCGCTTCAAGGATTCCAGCCCGACATTATTGCAATCCTTGCAGGATGAGGATTTCTCTATCAGAGCGCGGGCTGCACGCTTACTAAGTCAAAAGGGCGATCCAAGGTGCGCGGAACTCCTTTTGAACATCATTGCAAGACCTACACTGGAGAAGATCGCCAACGACAGCAGATACGTTAACCGGCACTTCGAACCTGATAGCGATATGGTCACCATTGTCGTTGAGGTTCTGTGTTCAGACTGTAGCCCTGAAACCAGGCAATGCTTGGAAAGAATTGTCAGGCATAACCATTATCGGTGGCATATTGAAAGCGTCGATGAAAAGGTGACATACGCTCTTGCGAAGATTGGCATGCCCGAGAGTGTTCACGCAATATGCGAACGACTGCGAGACGCCGGCCTTATGCGCCTTCACATCTCCGACGTGAAGCATGCGGGTTGGGTGATGGATATAACTGAGGCGCGAGTCAAAGCAATCGTGAGGCACTTGTCAGCGCTACTTGAGTGTATTCGTCAGAAGGGCATGCTAAGCCAGCATCACTATGATGAGATCTCCTCACTGGGCCAGCGGATTGAGATTTCTTGGGAGGGGGGAATCCTTCATGACCGAGGGCATGACAATGATTATGAGACAGTCATCGGCGGGCGCTCAATAGAGCTGACGTCTCTGTATGTCGCTATGGGTCTTGACGCGAAATGA
- a CDS encoding META domain-containing protein, with protein MQRRATACAISMLALAFLAGGCEDEVPEAMSICRTEWILKSLGPVGAETPVVADSRVELRFACDDTFAGNSGCNSYSGQFSATDAGGITIGQTAMTEMACLDAALMDQEARYIGALTRVTRFEREEDTLRLYYDGGTENLHFEKCTDCD; from the coding sequence ATGCAACGACGCGCGACCGCTTGTGCGATATCGATGCTCGCCCTGGCCTTTCTTGCGGGAGGATGTGAAGACGAGGTGCCCGAGGCCATGTCTATCTGCCGCACCGAATGGATCCTCAAGAGCCTGGGGCCGGTCGGCGCCGAGACTCCGGTTGTCGCGGACAGCCGCGTCGAGTTGCGATTCGCCTGCGACGACACGTTTGCCGGGAATTCCGGCTGCAATTCGTACAGCGGGCAGTTCTCGGCCACGGACGCGGGCGGCATCACGATCGGGCAGACCGCCATGACGGAAATGGCCTGCCTGGACGCGGCGCTCATGGACCAGGAAGCCCGGTACATCGGGGCCCTGACCCGGGTCACGCGATTCGAGCGGGAAGAGGACACCCTGCGGCTGTATTACGACGGAGGGACAGAGAACCTGCACTTCGAGAAATGCACGGACTGTGACTGA
- a CDS encoding ABC transporter ATP-binding protein — translation MIKHSPVWILPIVMADVIDVVALPEKHDLRRLWMDGAIMLALLVQNIPFELIHVTQLSRVIRRVEKELRGALTQRLQQLSIAFHDRTHTGAMQAKMLRDVEAVEGLCRYCFVMLLNGLTSIAFAIGVTFWNRAPAMALFYFVTIPVAAVVMRFFRSRLRDLNKGFRTRIEAMSARVAEMISMIPITRAHGAEEYEIAAIETHLAGVRESGLRLDTLNALFGSVAWVSFQVPVLLSLMVAGHLAFRGRITPGEVTMYSSYFMMILGSVNMLLNSYPMIARGLESVRSIGEVLESQDIERNEGKKPVENVQGAFTFEHVCFAYPSGAFHALDDFSLEVKPGETLAVVGESGAGKSTLMGLLIGFHRPTSGRILLDGQPMEELDLRTYRRFLAVVPQQTVLFSGSIRDNITYGLREPREEEVQRVIEAANLRGLVSRLAEGLDTRVGERGARLSGGERQRVSIARAMIRNPRVIVLDEATSSLDAASESLVQEALQRLILDRTTFIVAHRLSTIRHAHRIAVLKQGRLVELGTPDELMARDGEFARLRRFQS, via the coding sequence GTGATCAAGCATTCGCCGGTCTGGATTCTGCCGATCGTCATGGCGGACGTCATCGATGTCGTCGCCCTGCCGGAAAAGCACGATCTGCGTCGGCTCTGGATGGATGGGGCTATCATGCTGGCCCTGCTGGTCCAGAACATCCCCTTCGAACTGATCCACGTAACCCAGTTGAGCCGGGTGATCCGCCGCGTGGAAAAAGAACTGCGCGGCGCCCTGACCCAACGCTTGCAGCAGCTCTCCATCGCGTTCCACGACCGCACGCATACCGGGGCCATGCAGGCCAAGATGCTCCGCGATGTCGAAGCCGTGGAAGGATTGTGCCGGTACTGCTTCGTGATGCTGTTGAACGGCCTCACCAGCATCGCTTTTGCCATCGGCGTAACCTTCTGGAACCGCGCCCCCGCCATGGCGCTGTTCTACTTTGTGACGATCCCGGTCGCCGCCGTCGTCATGCGCTTTTTCCGCAGCCGCCTTCGCGACCTGAACAAGGGTTTTCGCACCCGGATCGAGGCGATGTCCGCCCGTGTCGCGGAGATGATTTCCATGATCCCGATTACCCGGGCGCACGGCGCGGAGGAATATGAGATCGCCGCGATCGAAACGCACCTGGCGGGAGTGCGGGAAAGCGGGCTGCGCCTGGACACCCTCAACGCCCTGTTCGGCTCCGTGGCCTGGGTCTCCTTCCAGGTGCCCGTGCTCTTGAGCCTGATGGTCGCCGGGCACCTGGCGTTTCGGGGCCGGATCACGCCGGGCGAGGTCACGATGTATTCGTCGTATTTCATGATGATCCTAGGCTCGGTGAACATGCTCCTGAACAGCTATCCCATGATCGCGCGCGGCCTGGAGTCGGTCCGTTCTATCGGGGAGGTGCTGGAATCGCAGGACATCGAGCGCAACGAGGGCAAGAAGCCGGTCGAGAACGTGCAGGGCGCTTTCACCTTCGAACACGTCTGTTTTGCCTACCCCTCCGGTGCGTTTCACGCGCTGGATGATTTCTCGTTGGAGGTCAAGCCCGGGGAAACGTTGGCCGTGGTGGGCGAATCCGGCGCGGGAAAGAGCACGCTGATGGGTCTGCTCATCGGGTTCCATCGCCCGACCTCCGGCCGGATCCTTCTGGACGGGCAGCCCATGGAAGAACTGGACCTGCGCACCTACCGCCGGTTCCTGGCCGTGGTGCCCCAGCAGACGGTCCTGTTCTCCGGCTCGATCCGCGACAACATCACCTACGGACTCCGCGAGCCTCGCGAGGAGGAGGTGCAGCGGGTGATCGAGGCCGCCAACCTGCGCGGGCTCGTCTCCCGCCTCGCCGAGGGCCTGGACACCCGGGTCGGCGAGCGCGGCGCCCGGCTCTCGGGCGGCGAGCGCCAGCGGGTGTCCATCGCGCGGGCGATGATCCGCAACCCGCGCGTCATCGTGCTCGACGAGGCCACCTCTTCCCTGGACGCAGCCTCCGAGAGCCTGGTTCAGGAAGCGCTCCAACGCCTGATCCTCGACCGGACGACCTTCATCGTCGCGCACCGGCTTTCGACGATCCGCCATGCCCACCGGATCGCCGTGCTGAAACAGGGCCGGCTGGTCGAACTCGGCACGCCGGACGAACTGATGGCGCGGGACGGCGAATTTGCCCGCCTCCGCCGGTTCCAGTCGTGA